The Aurantiacibacter gangjinensis genome includes a region encoding these proteins:
- a CDS encoding leucyl aminopeptidase: protein MDITFTPALQADTARIVARIVAQDDMPSDLPRAMIEGAEASRFKGKAGQVFDGFQEVDGNVVRMALVGAGKPDDRERMAKLEKAGGALTAKYLTSGEEAVALDVASSDLSAEETAAVLSGARLRAWRMDEYRTKLRDEQKRSLKTVIVAGAPDGTEAAWETAKAVATGVEFTRELVTEPANILYPESFVERCRERFEGTGAELVVLDDAEMEKLGMGSLLGVGYGSERESRLLAIKWMGGKDGDAPLAFVGKGVTFDTGGISLKPGPGMGDMKFDMGGAGAVAGAMLALTLRKAKANIIGVCGLVENMPDGRAMRPGDVVTSMSGQTIEVLNTDAEGRLVLCDALTWVQQEYKPSRIVDLATLTGAMLISLGHEQAGLFSNNDDLADDLIASGLRSGDRLWRLPLGPEYDKLLDSPIADMKNIGPRWAGSITAAQFLGRFIENDTPWAHLDIAGTVWTEKPGATWDKGATGYGVKLLDDFVRSTVES from the coding sequence ATGGACATTACTTTCACACCCGCCCTGCAAGCCGACACCGCCCGTATCGTGGCGCGCATTGTTGCGCAGGATGACATGCCTTCCGACCTGCCGCGCGCCATGATCGAAGGCGCGGAAGCCTCGCGCTTCAAAGGCAAGGCCGGGCAAGTGTTCGACGGGTTTCAGGAAGTCGATGGCAATGTCGTGCGCATGGCGCTGGTGGGCGCAGGCAAGCCCGACGATCGCGAACGCATGGCCAAGCTTGAGAAAGCGGGCGGTGCGCTGACTGCTAAATACCTCACTAGCGGTGAGGAAGCGGTGGCGCTGGATGTGGCAAGCAGCGATCTGAGCGCGGAGGAAACGGCTGCCGTGCTTTCCGGCGCAAGGCTGCGCGCATGGCGGATGGACGAATACCGCACGAAGCTGCGCGACGAGCAGAAGCGTTCGCTCAAGACCGTAATCGTCGCAGGCGCACCCGATGGCACCGAGGCGGCATGGGAAACCGCCAAGGCTGTCGCGACCGGCGTGGAATTCACCCGCGAACTGGTGACCGAGCCTGCCAATATTCTTTATCCCGAAAGCTTCGTGGAGCGGTGCCGCGAGCGGTTCGAAGGCACTGGCGCAGAGCTTGTCGTGCTGGACGATGCCGAGATGGAAAAGCTCGGCATGGGTTCGTTGCTGGGCGTCGGTTATGGCTCGGAACGCGAATCGCGCCTGCTCGCCATCAAATGGATGGGCGGCAAAGACGGTGATGCACCGCTCGCTTTCGTGGGCAAAGGCGTGACCTTCGACACGGGCGGCATTTCGCTGAAGCCCGGCCCCGGCATGGGCGACATGAAATTCGATATGGGTGGCGCAGGTGCGGTTGCGGGTGCAATGCTGGCGCTGACGCTGCGCAAGGCCAAGGCCAACATTATCGGCGTGTGCGGGCTGGTGGAAAACATGCCCGATGGCCGCGCGATGCGCCCGGGCGATGTCGTCACATCCATGTCCGGCCAGACGATCGAGGTTCTAAACACAGATGCCGAAGGCCGGCTGGTGCTGTGCGATGCGCTGACCTGGGTGCAGCAGGAATACAAGCCGTCGCGCATCGTCGACCTTGCCACGCTGACCGGTGCCATGCTCATCAGCCTGGGCCATGAGCAGGCGGGCTTGTTCAGCAATAATGACGATCTGGCGGACGATCTTATCGCGTCGGGTCTGCGCAGCGGCGACCGCTTGTGGCGTCTGCCGCTCGGGCCGGAATACGACAAGCTGCTGGATAGCCCGATTGCCGACATGAAGAATATCGGCCCGCGCTGGGCGGGCTCGATCACCGCCGCGCAATTCCTCGGTCGCTTTATCGAGAACGATACGCCGTGGGCGCATCTCGACATTGCCGGCACCGTCTGGACCGAAAAGCCGGGCGCGACATGGGATAAGGGCGCGACCGGCTACGGCGTGAAGCTGCTCGACGATTTCGTCCGCTCGACAGTCGAAAGCTGA
- a CDS encoding DUF2256 domain-containing protein has translation MPRMRKKSDLPSKICASCGLPFTWRKKWERDWDNVRYCSERCRRTKAKGEG, from the coding sequence ATGCCACGGATGCGCAAGAAATCGGACCTTCCGTCCAAGATTTGCGCATCCTGCGGCCTGCCGTTCACCTGGCGCAAGAAGTGGGAGCGGGACTGGGACAATGTGCGCTACTGCTCCGAAAGGTGCCGGCGCACAAAGGCGAAAGGCGAGGGCTGA
- a CDS encoding LPS-assembly protein LptD, whose protein sequence is MLRRFPSVRVSTPGLACAMLCASPALAQEGAGPGVEMAQEEGGIFDPEDAGVELPDISESPFAQVPDGEGPREIGFEANELRYDETTDTVTASGDVILRSGDQSVRANEVVWNRLTGEIVAAGAIRLVDENGNQLFTDRLVLTDELEAGAMTNLLLAFRQGGRLAAEQASRAENGDIELNRAAYSSCAVVDPDGCDRSPSWRVTAERVYYDQDTQRIRFRDAYLELFGARILPLPGLTVRADGSADSGFFIPDIAFTASNGVEISDSYYWRIADNRDLTVTGYLYTDAAPMVSGQYRQLTGNGAFQVTGYATYGSRIPLGSTTETSEQDFRGYFFANGRFQLDEHWTAQGSLRLASDRTFLRRYDITREDRLRSVVELQRIDDNSFVSIAGWGTQALLVSTPQGEVPLALPLIDARYRLEDPLLGGTVELQANTLAITRAEGQDTRRAFAGAQWDLRRITGLGQEVTFTALVRGDVYHSDDNLLTSVPSYRGESGWQARGVATAAVDVKWPLIGDFLGGTQILTPRVQLVASPDIENLDIPNEDARAIDLEDSNLFALNRFPGYDRVEDGVRVTYGADWQANFPGWRLHTTIGQSYRLTDAFDIFPDGTGLNEQFSDFVGRTEVRYQDFLKFTHRYRLDKDSLSVRRNEIDATVGSAETYAEIGYLRLDRDIPFDLEDLQDREELRVAGRFAFAGYWSIFGSAVVNLTDREEDPTFTSDGFEPLRTRLGIAYADDCLEFGFTWRRDFIELADAQSGSSFRLYFSLRNLGFN, encoded by the coding sequence ATGCTCCGCCGCTTCCCCTCGGTCCGCGTATCCACGCCCGGATTGGCCTGCGCCATGCTGTGCGCATCGCCCGCACTGGCGCAGGAAGGCGCCGGACCCGGCGTCGAGATGGCGCAGGAAGAAGGCGGCATTTTCGATCCTGAAGATGCGGGTGTGGAGCTGCCCGATATTTCGGAAAGCCCCTTCGCGCAGGTTCCCGATGGCGAGGGCCCGCGCGAGATCGGCTTCGAGGCGAACGAGCTTCGCTATGACGAGACGACCGATACTGTCACCGCATCAGGCGACGTCATCCTGCGTTCCGGCGACCAATCGGTGCGCGCCAACGAAGTCGTCTGGAACCGCCTGACCGGCGAGATCGTCGCCGCCGGCGCGATCCGCCTAGTGGACGAGAACGGCAACCAGCTTTTCACCGACCGCCTCGTGCTGACGGACGAGCTGGAAGCGGGCGCGATGACGAACCTCCTTCTCGCTTTCCGGCAGGGTGGCAGGCTGGCGGCGGAACAGGCATCGCGCGCCGAGAATGGCGACATAGAGTTGAACCGCGCCGCCTATTCCAGCTGCGCCGTGGTCGATCCGGATGGCTGCGACCGCTCGCCCAGCTGGCGGGTCACGGCAGAGCGGGTCTATTACGATCAGGATACGCAGCGCATCCGCTTTCGCGACGCCTATCTCGAATTGTTCGGTGCACGCATCCTTCCCCTGCCCGGCCTGACGGTTCGCGCGGACGGATCGGCGGATTCGGGCTTTTTCATTCCGGACATCGCATTTACCGCTTCCAACGGTGTCGAAATATCGGACAGCTATTACTGGCGCATCGCCGACAATCGCGACCTGACGGTAACGGGCTATCTCTATACCGATGCCGCGCCCATGGTGTCGGGCCAGTATCGCCAGCTTACTGGCAACGGCGCATTTCAGGTGACCGGCTACGCGACCTACGGATCGCGCATTCCGCTGGGATCGACGACCGAAACATCGGAACAGGATTTTCGCGGCTATTTCTTCGCCAATGGCCGGTTCCAGCTGGACGAGCACTGGACCGCGCAAGGCTCTCTGCGCCTCGCATCGGATCGCACCTTCCTGCGCCGCTACGACATCACACGCGAAGACCGGTTGCGCTCCGTGGTGGAGCTGCAGCGGATCGACGACAATTCCTTCGTTTCCATCGCCGGTTGGGGCACGCAGGCGCTGCTGGTCAGCACGCCGCAGGGCGAGGTGCCGCTGGCCTTGCCGCTGATCGATGCGCGCTACCGGCTCGAAGATCCGCTGCTGGGCGGCACGGTGGAATTGCAAGCCAACACGCTCGCCATCACTCGCGCAGAGGGGCAGGACACGCGCCGTGCCTTTGCCGGGGCGCAATGGGATTTGCGCCGCATCACCGGCCTCGGGCAGGAAGTGACATTCACCGCGCTTGTGCGCGGCGATGTCTATCATTCCGACGATAACCTGCTGACCAGCGTGCCTTCCTATCGCGGCGAAAGCGGCTGGCAGGCGCGGGGCGTCGCGACGGCGGCGGTGGATGTGAAATGGCCGCTTATCGGAGATTTCCTTGGCGGAACGCAGATCCTCACGCCGCGCGTTCAGCTGGTCGCCTCACCCGATATCGAGAACCTCGACATCCCGAACGAAGATGCGCGCGCCATCGACCTTGAGGATTCGAACCTCTTCGCGCTCAATCGCTTCCCCGGCTATGACCGCGTGGAGGACGGGGTGCGCGTCACATACGGCGCGGACTGGCAGGCCAACTTCCCCGGATGGCGGCTGCACACCACCATCGGGCAATCCTATCGCCTGACAGACGCGTTCGACATTTTCCCCGACGGCACGGGCCTCAACGAACAATTCAGCGATTTTGTGGGACGCACGGAGGTTCGTTATCAGGATTTCCTAAAATTCACCCACCGCTACCGCCTCGACAAGGACAGTCTCTCCGTTCGCCGCAACGAGATCGACGCGACCGTCGGCTCCGCGGAAACCTACGCGGAAATCGGCTATCTGCGGCTGGACCGCGACATTCCTTTCGACCTCGAAGACTTGCAGGACCGAGAGGAATTGCGCGTCGCGGGCCGCTTTGCTTTCGCGGGTTACTGGTCGATCTTCGGCTCTGCCGTCGTCAACCTGACCGACCGGGAAGAAGACCCAACCTTTACGTCCGACGGGTTTGAGCCGCTGCGCACGCGCCTAGGCATCGCCTATGCCGACGACTGCCTCGAATTCGGTTTCACATGGCGGCGCGATTTCATCGAATTGGCCGATGCGCAAAGCGGCAGCAGTTTCCGCCTGTATTTCAGCTTGCGTAATCTCGGCTTCAATTAG
- a CDS encoding arginine N-succinyltransferase → MSFVIRPALADDLQHLYEMAKLTGGGFTNLPPDRASLTGKLEGSNAAFSRQGDDIQPETFVLALENTETRDVRGTCQVFTAVGRQYPFYSYRINTLTQYSQELDRTVTAELLSLVNDLGGTSEVGGLFLHPGERAGGLGLLLARSRYLFIAAHRERFGDRILAELRGIIDERGGSPFWDAIGGKFFGMSFQEADEFNAINGNQFIADLMPKHPVYIAMLGEEAKKVIGLPHPSGRAAMRMLENEGFSYQGYVDIFDGGPTMLAETDKVRSIADAHRGTVSDAALGKGEKALIAAGRLKDFRCCYGAREIDSEAVRIDAQAAELLRIGEGETVWSIAR, encoded by the coding sequence GTGAGTTTCGTCATCCGTCCGGCGCTGGCCGATGACCTGCAGCACCTTTACGAAATGGCAAAACTGACGGGCGGTGGCTTTACCAATCTCCCCCCCGATCGCGCCTCGTTGACAGGCAAGTTGGAAGGGTCGAACGCCGCCTTTTCGCGCCAAGGCGACGACATCCAGCCCGAAACCTTCGTGCTGGCGCTGGAAAATACCGAAACCCGCGATGTGCGCGGTACCTGCCAGGTTTTTACCGCCGTCGGTCGGCAATATCCGTTCTATTCCTACCGCATCAATACGCTGACCCAGTATTCACAGGAGCTGGACCGCACGGTGACGGCAGAGCTTCTCAGCCTCGTCAACGATCTGGGCGGCACCAGCGAAGTGGGCGGCCTGTTTCTCCACCCCGGCGAACGCGCAGGCGGGCTCGGCCTGCTCTTGGCGCGCAGCCGCTATCTTTTCATCGCCGCCCATCGCGAGCGGTTCGGCGACCGTATTCTGGCAGAGCTGCGCGGCATTATCGACGAGCGCGGCGGATCGCCCTTTTGGGATGCCATCGGCGGCAAATTCTTCGGCATGAGCTTTCAGGAAGCGGACGAGTTCAACGCCATCAACGGCAACCAGTTTATCGCCGACCTGATGCCCAAGCACCCGGTCTATATCGCCATGCTGGGCGAGGAAGCGAAAAAGGTCATCGGCCTGCCCCACCCTAGCGGCCGCGCGGCCATGCGGATGCTGGAGAATGAAGGATTTTCCTATCAGGGCTATGTCGACATTTTCGATGGCGGCCCCACCATGCTGGCCGAAACCGACAAGGTACGCTCCATCGCCGACGCGCATCGCGGCACGGTGTCGGACGCGGCTTTGGGCAAGGGCGAGAAGGCGCTGATCGCGGCGGGCCGCCTGAAAGATTTCCGCTGTTGCTACGGCGCGCGGGAGATCGACAGCGAGGCTGTCCGGATTGACGCGCAAGCGGCGGAACTGCTGCGGATCGGCGAAGGCGAGACCGTGTGGAGTATCGCGCGGTAA
- the pdxA gene encoding 4-hydroxythreonine-4-phosphate dehydrogenase PdxA — protein MTSTLPLAVSIGDPAGVGPELIARIYAERKQLSLPPFAVCGGAAVLTAAAEKIGLPFQTERIADPREAQKVFAGALPVIGTFDGEYTPGTPTTAGAQLSLDSLHYAIALATGTRASGLVTAPVAKSAIAAIDPGFIGQTERLAEACDLPHEASVMMLAGPSLKTVPMTVHCALADVSGLLTRDLIVDRTRIVARAMRTDYGIAHPRIALAGLNPHAGEDGRMGREEIDIIAPAIAALRTEGIDATGPHPADTLFATHKRGSYDVAIAMYHDQALVPLKALEFDEGVNVTLGLPIVRTSPDHGTAFDIAGQGIARANAMIAAIRMAGEIAARRAQTS, from the coding sequence ATGACCTCCACTCTGCCGCTTGCCGTGTCTATCGGCGACCCGGCAGGGGTCGGTCCCGAACTGATCGCCCGCATTTATGCGGAGCGTAAGCAGCTGAGCCTACCACCCTTCGCGGTATGCGGTGGCGCTGCCGTGCTGACTGCCGCTGCCGAAAAGATCGGCTTGCCTTTCCAGACCGAGCGCATCGCCGATCCGCGCGAGGCGCAAAAGGTCTTCGCAGGCGCGCTGCCCGTGATCGGTACTTTCGATGGCGAGTATACGCCAGGAACCCCCACAACGGCAGGCGCGCAGCTTTCGCTGGATTCCCTGCATTATGCGATAGCGCTTGCCACCGGCACTCGCGCATCCGGGCTGGTGACGGCACCTGTCGCGAAGTCGGCCATCGCCGCCATCGACCCCGGCTTTATCGGCCAGACCGAGCGGCTGGCCGAGGCGTGCGACTTGCCACATGAGGCATCCGTCATGATGCTGGCAGGGCCGTCGCTGAAAACCGTACCGATGACGGTGCATTGCGCGCTGGCGGATGTATCCGGCCTGCTGACGCGCGACCTGATCGTGGATCGCACCCGCATCGTCGCGCGGGCCATGCGCACGGACTATGGCATCGCTCACCCGCGCATTGCGCTCGCCGGGCTCAATCCGCATGCCGGGGAGGATGGCCGCATGGGCCGCGAAGAGATCGACATCATCGCGCCGGCCATCGCCGCCCTGCGCACCGAAGGTATCGACGCGACCGGCCCGCATCCCGCCGACACGCTTTTCGCCACTCACAAGCGCGGCAGCTATGACGTCGCCATCGCCATGTATCACGATCAAGCGCTGGTGCCGCTGAAAGCGCTCGAATTTGACGAGGGGGTGAACGTCACGCTCGGCCTGCCCATCGTGCGCACGTCGCCCGATCATGGCACGGCCTTCGATATCGCCGGACAGGGCATTGCGCGCGCCAATGCAATGATTGCCGCCATCCGCATGGCCGGCGAGATCGCGGCGCGGCGGGCCCAGACGTCGTGA
- a CDS encoding PilZ domain-containing protein produces the protein MPGAAQTDRKDQRSNVMLRASVADAQGTREASISDVSERGLLGNMENPPERGEFITILLPSQEVAGQVRWVRGREFGVRLRERLDVHSLFGSARKPRRKSAPVAAPSAEGENQNALTAYAVLGICALAAAYLIANFFIL, from the coding sequence ATGCCAGGCGCAGCGCAGACGGACAGGAAGGACCAGCGTTCAAACGTGATGCTGCGTGCGTCCGTCGCCGACGCGCAAGGCACGCGCGAGGCAAGCATCTCTGACGTTTCGGAACGCGGACTGCTGGGCAACATGGAAAATCCGCCTGAGCGCGGCGAGTTCATCACAATTCTTCTCCCCTCGCAGGAAGTGGCAGGCCAGGTGCGCTGGGTGCGCGGACGCGAGTTCGGCGTGCGGCTTCGCGAAAGGCTCGACGTGCACAGCCTTTTCGGCAGCGCGCGCAAACCCCGGCGGAAAAGTGCCCCTGTCGCTGCGCCTTCCGCAGAGGGTGAAAACCAGAACGCGCTTACCGCCTATGCCGTGCTTGGCATCTGCGCCTTGGCTGCCGCCTACCTGATCGCCAATTTCTTCATTTTGTGA
- a CDS encoding peptidylprolyl isomerase, whose amino-acid sequence MTKLATPTALAFAMLAAPAQAQGVQAAGSDAFNLPEDVTFISGNNNPNVRRATARVNGNIITGTDIDQRLALIMSTQGEVEYSEAQLQELRLQVLRNLIDETLQVQEASIQDMAVTNEEVDSAYENFAVNGRGMTVPELDAYLTSIGSSPRSIKRQIMGELAWDRLLQRNIYPFVSVSAEEVREVHERIVEATGTTEYRLGEIFLSANPTNRDQVAANAQQIVQQLRQGGSFVAYARQYSEASTRIVGGDLGWIRLEQLQQPTLEAAAQQMTPGQLVGPLEIPGGFSILLMIDQRQIGMADPRDAVLSLKQISIGFEPGMTPEAAEARAAEFIEVVNSMSGCGDANQRAAAIGAQVVDNDQIPVRQLPEALQTPLLQLSLGQTTPPFGDLTEGVRVLMLCGRDDPEQTSGPTIAEIENSIESDRVNRRAQRYLRDLRRDAVIEYN is encoded by the coding sequence TTGACGAAACTTGCAACGCCAACCGCGCTCGCCTTTGCGATGCTGGCCGCGCCTGCCCAGGCTCAGGGTGTCCAGGCCGCAGGCTCGGACGCGTTCAACCTGCCCGAAGACGTTACTTTCATCTCGGGCAACAACAACCCGAATGTCCGCCGCGCCACCGCCCGCGTAAACGGCAATATCATCACCGGCACCGATATCGACCAGCGTCTGGCGCTGATCATGTCGACCCAGGGCGAAGTCGAATACAGCGAAGCGCAATTGCAGGAACTGCGCCTGCAGGTGTTGCGCAATCTGATCGACGAGACGCTGCAGGTGCAGGAAGCCTCCATCCAGGACATGGCCGTCACCAATGAAGAGGTGGATTCGGCCTACGAAAACTTCGCCGTCAACGGGCGCGGCATGACCGTGCCGGAGTTGGATGCCTATCTCACCTCGATCGGATCGAGCCCGCGCTCCATCAAGCGCCAGATTATGGGCGAGCTGGCTTGGGATCGCTTGCTCCAGCGCAATATCTACCCGTTCGTCAGCGTGTCCGCCGAGGAAGTGCGCGAGGTGCATGAACGGATCGTAGAGGCGACCGGCACCACCGAATATCGGTTGGGCGAGATTTTCCTCTCGGCCAATCCGACCAATCGCGATCAGGTTGCGGCGAACGCCCAGCAGATCGTGCAGCAATTGCGACAGGGCGGCAGCTTCGTTGCGTACGCCCGGCAATATTCCGAAGCGTCTACCCGCATCGTCGGCGGCGACCTCGGCTGGATCCGTCTGGAGCAGTTGCAGCAGCCCACTCTGGAGGCTGCAGCCCAGCAGATGACGCCGGGCCAGCTTGTCGGCCCGCTGGAAATACCGGGCGGCTTTTCGATCCTGCTGATGATCGACCAGCGCCAGATCGGCATGGCCGACCCGCGCGATGCGGTGCTCAGCCTGAAGCAGATCAGCATCGGCTTCGAGCCGGGCATGACGCCCGAAGCCGCCGAAGCGCGTGCTGCCGAATTCATCGAAGTGGTGAACAGCATGAGCGGTTGCGGCGATGCGAACCAACGTGCCGCCGCCATCGGCGCCCAGGTGGTCGATAACGACCAGATCCCCGTCCGCCAGCTTCCCGAAGCGTTGCAAACGCCTCTTCTGCAGCTCAGCCTCGGCCAGACGACACCGCCATTCGGCGACCTGACCGAAGGCGTGCGGGTGCTGATGCTGTGCGGCCGTGACGATCCGGAACAGACCAGCGGCCCGACCATCGCCGAGATCGAAAACAGCATCGAAAGCGACCGCGTAAACCGCCGTGCCCAGCGCTATCTGCGCGATTTGCGGCGCGATGCGGTGATCGAATACAACTGA
- a CDS encoding hydrolase — protein MTALSPAERNLTQHIDQQRMLSRTQDWVAINSGTENLDGLARMADALADAFSALPGDVTLHDPAPVTVVNAEGYEVEKPHGRHLVLSVRPDAERRLLLTGHMDTVFPVDHPFQSQKWLDDDVLNGPGTADMKGGIAIIAEALMALEKSKDSSRIGYDVMINSDEETGSLASAALIDELARGKYAALTYEPSALPDGTLAHARGGSGNYTLTFTGKSAHAGRNPQDGRNAIVAAADAAVRLKELQHADLPINPAKIDGGAANNVVPDHAVLRFNIRPKTTDAAEQFERELTRLIADLGTDHDLSVALHGGISRPPKPVDERAQKLFDLVRDSGAALGHTIGWQSTGGVCDGNNIAANHVPVVDTMGVRGGKIHSPDEFMIAPSLTERAQLSAIVMHRLATGENL, from the coding sequence ATGACAGCACTTTCGCCAGCCGAACGGAACCTGACCCAGCATATCGACCAGCAACGCATGTTATCGCGAACGCAGGACTGGGTCGCGATCAATTCCGGAACGGAAAATCTGGATGGCCTCGCCCGCATGGCAGACGCGCTGGCCGATGCCTTTTCCGCGCTGCCCGGTGACGTGACGCTGCACGATCCCGCGCCGGTCACCGTCGTCAATGCCGAAGGGTATGAGGTTGAAAAGCCCCATGGCCGCCACCTCGTGCTGTCGGTGCGCCCCGATGCCGAGCGCCGCCTGCTGCTGACAGGCCATATGGACACGGTCTTCCCGGTCGATCACCCCTTTCAGAGCCAGAAATGGCTGGACGACGATGTGCTGAACGGCCCCGGCACGGCGGATATGAAAGGCGGTATCGCGATCATCGCAGAAGCATTGATGGCGCTGGAAAAAAGCAAGGATTCCAGCCGGATCGGCTACGATGTGATGATCAATTCCGATGAGGAAACCGGCTCGCTCGCTTCTGCGGCGCTGATCGACGAGTTGGCACGCGGCAAATATGCTGCGCTGACTTACGAGCCGAGCGCCCTGCCCGACGGCACGCTGGCGCATGCGCGCGGCGGCAGCGGCAATTACACGCTGACTTTCACGGGCAAAAGCGCCCATGCCGGTCGCAATCCGCAGGATGGCCGAAATGCGATTGTGGCCGCGGCAGATGCCGCCGTGCGGCTGAAGGAATTGCAGCACGCGGACCTGCCGATCAATCCGGCGAAGATCGATGGCGGCGCGGCCAACAACGTGGTGCCCGATCATGCCGTGCTACGCTTCAACATTCGCCCGAAAACGACCGACGCCGCCGAGCAATTCGAGCGGGAACTCACGCGGCTGATTGCCGACCTCGGCACCGATCATGATTTGTCCGTCGCACTGCATGGCGGCATTTCGCGCCCGCCCAAGCCGGTGGACGAACGCGCGCAGAAACTGTTCGACCTGGTTCGCGATAGCGGCGCGGCGCTGGGCCACACAATTGGCTGGCAGAGCACGGGCGGCGTGTGCGATGGCAACAACATCGCGGCGAACCATGTGCCGGTCGTGGATACGATGGGCGTGCGCGGCGGCAAGATCCATTCGCCGGACGAGTTCATGATCGCCCCGTCGCTCACCGAACGCGCGCAGCTTTCGGCCATCGTCATGCACCGCCTCGCCACCGGAGAAAATCTGTGA
- the rsmA gene encoding 16S rRNA (adenine(1518)-N(6)/adenine(1519)-N(6))-dimethyltransferase RsmA: MSLPPLREVIAAHGLSASKALGQNFLFDEQLLDRIAAIPASLDDKAVLEIGPGPGGLTRALLRAGARVTAIERDSRCIPALAEVQEAFPNQLRVVEEDALAIDHGALMGEPFAVVANLPYNIGTLLFTRWMEADAWPPQWTSLTLMFQQEVAQRIVAKPGSSAYGRLAVLAQWRSTPRLAMKVHRSAFTPPPKVMSAIIHVEPNSAPEGVSQKVLSRLTEAAFGQRRKMLRQSLKGLDGALDALAACNIDPTRRAETLSVADYVDVARVLTK; encoded by the coding sequence GTGAGCTTGCCCCCTTTACGCGAAGTCATCGCGGCGCACGGCCTTTCCGCCAGCAAGGCGTTGGGGCAGAATTTCCTTTTTGACGAGCAATTGCTGGACCGGATCGCCGCAATCCCCGCCTCTCTCGACGACAAGGCGGTCTTGGAAATCGGGCCCGGACCCGGCGGCCTGACGCGCGCCTTGCTGCGCGCCGGAGCCCGCGTGACGGCCATCGAACGCGACAGCCGCTGCATCCCGGCGCTCGCCGAAGTGCAGGAGGCTTTCCCGAACCAGCTTCGCGTGGTCGAAGAGGATGCGCTCGCCATCGATCACGGCGCGCTGATGGGCGAGCCTTTCGCCGTGGTGGCGAACCTGCCCTACAATATCGGCACACTCCTGTTCACACGCTGGATGGAGGCAGACGCTTGGCCGCCGCAATGGACCAGCCTCACGCTGATGTTTCAGCAAGAAGTCGCCCAGCGCATCGTCGCCAAGCCGGGAAGCAGCGCCTATGGCAGGCTCGCCGTGCTGGCACAGTGGCGCAGCACCCCGCGCCTTGCCATGAAAGTGCATCGCAGCGCCTTCACCCCGCCGCCCAAGGTGATGAGTGCGATCATCCATGTCGAGCCGAATTCGGCGCCCGAAGGCGTGTCGCAAAAGGTGCTGTCGCGCCTGACCGAAGCCGCATTCGGCCAGCGCCGCAAGATGCTGCGGCAAAGCCTGAAGGGTCTGGACGGTGCCCTGGACGCGCTCGCCGCTTGCAATATCGACCCGACGCGCCGCGCCGAGACTCTGAGCGTCGCGGACTACGTCGACGTCGCGCGGGTGCTCACAAAATGA